In Panthera uncia isolate 11264 chromosome B4, Puncia_PCG_1.0, whole genome shotgun sequence, one genomic interval encodes:
- the BAZ2A gene encoding bromodomain adjacent to zinc finger domain protein 2A isoform X3: MCGYNGSVPSVESLHQEVSVLVPDPTVSCLDDPSHLPDQLEDTPILSEVSLEPFNPLAPEPVSGGLYGIDDTELMGTEDKLPLEDSPVISALDCPSLNNATAFSLLADDSQTSASIFASPTSPPVLGESVLQDNTFDLNNGSDAEQEEMETQSSDFPPSLTQPAPDQSSTIQLHPATSPAAPPTASPAISLAVSPAASLEISPEVSPAVSPEVSPVISPAAFPAVSPTSSAALPPVSSEVSLTASPVTSPKVSPAASPAAVLPTASPADKDVSSLPETTADLEEITGEGVTTSGSGDVLRRRIATPEEVRLPLQHGWRREVRIKKGSHRWQGETWYYGPCGKRMKQFPEVIKYLSRNVVHNVRREHFSFSPRMPVGDFFEERDTPEGLQWVQLSAEEIPSRIQAITGKRGRPRNTEKAKTKEVPKVKRGRGRPPKVKITELLNKTDNRLLKKLEAQETLNEEDKAKMTKIKKKMKQKVQRGECQSTVQGQARNKRKQETKSLKQKEAKKKPKVEKEKVKTKQEKLKEKVKREKKEKVKVKEKEEVAKGKSACKADKTLAMQRRLEERQRQQMILEEMKKPTEDMCLTDHQPLPDFSRIPGLILPSGAFSDCLTIVEFLHSFGKVLGFDPAKDVPSLGVLQEGLLCQGDSLGEVQDLLVRLLKAALYDPGLPSYCQSLKILGEKVSEIPLTRDNVSEILRCFLMAYGVEPALCDSLRTQPFQAQPPQQKAAVLAFLVHELNGSTLIINEIDKTLESMSSYRKNKWIVEGRLRRLKTALAKRTGRPEVEMQGPEEGLGRRRSSRIMEETSGMEEEEEEETVATIHGRRGRRDGEVDATASSIPELERQIEKLSKRQLFFRKKLLHSSQMLRAVSLGQDRYRRRYWVLPYLAGIFVEGTEESLVPEDVIKQETDSLKVAAHPAPSPAPFSLKKELAGSSTSASTPARARGRPRKTKPGSMQPRHLKSPVRGQGSEQPDAQLQPEIQPHPQLQAHAQPQPQLQLHPQSQNGFLEPEGSPLSLGQSQHDLSQSAFLSWLSQTQSHGSLLSSSVLTPDSSPGKLDPTPTQPLEEPEPDEAESIPDSQAPWFNFSAQMPCNAAPTPPPAVSEDQPTLSPQQPASSKPMSRPSAANPCSPVQLSSTPLPGMAAKRRAGDPGGTPQSLTGLGQPKRRGRPPSKFFKQIEQRYLTQLTAQPVPAEMCSGWWCIQDPETLDATLKALHPRGIREKALHKHLNKHRDFLQEVCLRPSTDPIFEPSQLPAFQEGIMSWCPKEKTYETDLAVLQWVEELEQRVILSDLQIRGWTCPSPDSTREDLSYCEHLPDSQEDITWRGRGREGLAPQRKTTNPLDLAVMRLAALEQNVERRYLREPLWPAHEVVLEKALLSTPSSAPQCTTTEISYEITPRIRAWRQTLERCRSAAQVCLCLGQLERSIAWEKSVNKVTCLVCRKGDNDEFLLLCDGCDRGCHIYCHRPKMEAVPEGDWFCAVCLAQQVEGGFTQKPGFPKRGQKRKSSYELNFPEGDGRRRRVLSRGRESPAAPRYSEEGLSPSKRRRLSMRNHHSDLTFCEIILMEMESHDAAWPFLEPVNPRLVSGYRRIIKNPMDFSTMRERLLRGGYTSSEEFAADALLVFDNCQTFNEDDSEVGKAGHIMRRFFESRWEEFYQGKQANL; this comes from the exons ATGTGTGGCTACAATGGCTCTGTCCCTTCTGTGGAATCATTACACCAAGAGGTCTCAGTCTTGGTCCCTGACCCCACAGTGAGCTGCTTAGATGATCCTTCACATCTTCCTGATCAACTGGAAGACACTCCAATCCTCAGTGAAGTCTCTCTGGAGCCCTTCAACCCTCTGGCACCGG AGCCAGTGAGTGGAGGACTCTATGGTATAGATGACACGGAGCTGATGGGTACAGAGGACAAGCTGCCTCTTGAGGACAGCCCTGTGATTTCTGCCCTTGATTGCCCTTCCCTCAATAACGCCACTGCCTTCAGTCTCCTGGCAGATGACAGTCAAACTTCAGCCTCTATCTTTGCCAGCCCCACCTCTCCACCTGTCCTTGGGGAGTCTGTCCTGCAAG ATAACACCTTTGACCTGAACAATGGTAGTGAtgcagaacaggaagaaatggagactcagTCTTCAGACTTCCCACCATCTCTGACCCAGCCAGCCCCTGACCAGTCATCCACTATTCAGCTCCATCCAGCAACTTCACCAGCAGCCCCACCAACAGCCTCCCCGGCAATCTCCCTGGCAGTTTCGCCAGCAGCCTCCCTTGAAATCTCTCCAGAAGTCTCCCCAGCAGTTTCGCCAGAAGTTTCTCCAGTCATCTCTCCAGCAGCATTCCCAGCTGTCTCTCCAACTTCCTCAGCAGCCCTTCCACCAGTCTCCTCAGAAGTCTCCTTGACGGCCTCCCCGGTGACCTCCCCAAAAGTGTCCCCTGCAGCTTCCCCAGCAGCTGTCCTCCCAACAGCCTCCCCGGCAGATAAAGATGTCAGCAGCCTCCCTGAAACCACTGCCGACCTGGAGGAAATCACTGGAGAAGGAGTCACTACTTCTGGTAGTG GTGATGTCCTAAGGAGACGTATTGCTACCCCAGAAGAAGTTCGTCTTCCCCTCCAGCATGG GTGGCGGAGAGAGGTGCGCATCAAGAAGGGTAGCCACCGATGGCAGGGGGAGACATGGTATTATGGCCCCTGTGGGAAGAGGATGAAACAGTTCCCAGAAGTGATCAAG TACCTGAGCCGCAACGTGGTACACAATGTCCGTCGTGAGCACTTCAGTTTCAGTCCCCGTATGCCTGTTGGAGATTTCtttgaagagagagacacaccaGAG GGCTTGCAGTGGGTGCAGCTCTCAGCAGAGGAGATCCCTTCCAGGATTCAGGCAATTACGGGGAAACGGGGCCGACCTCGAAACACTGAGAAGGCCAAGACTAAGGAAGTCCCCAAGGTGAAACGGGGACGAGGTCGGCCACCGAAGGTCAAAATCACTGAGCTGTTGAATAAGACAGATAACCGCCTCCTAAAGAAACTGGAGGCCCAAG AAACACTGAATGAGGAGGATAAAGCAAAGATGACTAAAATCAAGAAGAAGATGAAGCAGAAGGTACAACGAGGAGAGTGTCAGTCTACTGTCCAAGGGCAG GCCAGAAACAAGCGGAAACAAGAGACCAAGAGCTTAAAGCAGAAGGAAGCTAAGAAGAAACCCAAG gtggagaaggagaaggtaaagacaaagcaggaaaaactgaaggagaaagtgaagagagagaagaaagagaaggtaaaagtgaaggaaaaggaggaagtggCCAAAGGCAAGTCAGCCTGTAAAGCAGATAAAACGCTGGCCATGCAGAGGCGCTTGGAGGAGCGGCAGAGGCAGCAGATGATCTTGGAGGAGATGAAGAAGCCCACAGAGGATATGTGTCTGACTGACCATCAG CCTCTACCTGACTTCTCACGCATCCCTGGTCTGATCCTGCCCAGTGGGGCCTTCTCAGACTGCTTGACCATCGTGGAATTCCTGCATAGCTTCGGCAAGGTGCTGGGCTTTGACCCTGCCAAAGATGTACCAAGCCTGGGGGTCCTACAGGAGGGACTCCTGTGTCAAGGCGACAGCCTGGGTGAGGTGCAAGATCTGCTGGTGCGGCTCCTGAAGGCTGCGCTCTATGATCCTGGCTTGCCTTCCTACTGTCAG TCCTTAAAGATCTTGGGAGAGAAGGTGTCTGAGATCCCACTGACAAGAGACAATGTGTCTGAGATCCTGCGCTGCTTCCTCATGGCGTATGGAGTGGAGCCAGCCCTCTGTGACAGCCTGCGCACCCAGCCTTTTCAGGCCCAGCCACCCCAGCAGAAGGCTGCTGTCCTGGCCTTCCTTGTACATGAGCTCAACGGTTCCACGCTCATCATCAa TGAGATTGACAAGACTCTGGAGAGTATGTCCAGCTACAGGAAAAACAAGTGGATTGTTGAAGGCCGGCTCCGGAG ACTGAAAACTGCTCTGGCCAAGCGAACTGGGCGACCGGAGGTAGAGATGCAAGGGCCAGAGGAGGGCCTGGGGCGGAGGCGCAGTTCTCGAATCATGGAGGAGACCAGTGgcatggaggaagaggaagaggaagagactgtGGCGACTATCCATGGCCGTAGGGGTCGAAGAGATGGAGAG gttgATGCCACAGCATCAAGCATCCCAGAGCTAGAGCGCCAAATAGAAAAACTCAGCAAG CGTCAGCTCTTCTTTCGAAAAAAGCTGCTTCATTCATCCCAGATGCTTCGGGCAGTCTCCTTGGGTCAGGACCGCTACAGACGCCGCTATTGGGTCTTGCCCTATTTGGCTGGTATCTTTGTGGAAGGAACAGAGGAGAGCTTAG TTCCTGAGGATGTGATAAAGCAGGAAACTGACTCCTTAAAAGTGGCAGCCcatccagcccccagcccagcccccttcTCTCTGAAGAAGGAGTTAGCTGGCTCCAGCACCTCTGCCAGTACTCCTGCCCGGGCCCGAGGCCGACCTCGGAAAACTAAGCCTGGGTCTATGCAACCTAGGCACCTTAAATCCCCTGTTAGGGGTCAGGGTTCAGAACAGCCTGATGCCCAGCTTCAGCCTGAAATTCAGCCCCATCCTCAGCTTCAGGCTCATGCTCAGCCCCAACCCCAGCTTCAGCTCCATCCCCAATCCCAAAATGGGTTCCTGGAGCCAGAAGGCTCCCCCTTGTCCTTGGGTCAGAGCCAGCATGACCTCAGCCAGTCAGCTTTCCTGTCTTGGCTGAGCCAGACTCAGAGCCATGGCTCCCTACTGAGCAGCTCAGTCCTCACACCTGACAGCAGCCCTGGAAAACTGGACCCAACCCCAACACAGCCCTTGGAGGAGCCAGAGCCTGATGAGGCAGAATCCATCCCCGATTCTCAAGCTCCCTGGTTTAACTTCTCAGCCCAGATGCCTTGCAATGCTGCCCCTACACCACCCCCTGCAGTTTCTGAGGACCAGCCTACACTCTCCCCTCAGCAACCTGCCTCTTCCAAGCCA ATGAGTAGACCCAGTGCTGCCAACCCCTGTTCTCCAGTGCAGCTCTCTTCTACCCCTTTACCTGGGATGGCCGCTAAGAGGCGAGCAGGAGACCCTGGGGGAACACCACAGAGTCTCACAGGGCTAGGACAGCCAAAACGGAGAGGGAGACCCCCCAGTAAGTTCTTCAAACAGATAGAGCAGCGTTATCTAACCCAGCTGACTGCCCAGCCCGTCCCTGCAG AGATGTGCTCTGGCTGGTGGTGCATCCAAGATCCTGAGACACTGGATGCCACGCTCAAGGCCCTGCACCCCCGAGGCATCCGAGAAAAGGCACTTCACAAACACCTAAACAAGCACAGGGACTTCTTACAGGAAGTCTGCCTACGACCTTCAACTG ACCCCATCTTTGAGCCCAGTCAGCTACCTGCCTTTCAAGAAGGGATTATGAGCTGGTGCCCCAAAGAGAAGACCTATGAAACAGACCTGGCTGTGCTTCAGTGGGTAGAGGAGCTGGAACAGCGGGTTATCCTGTCTGATCTGCAGATTCGG GGCTGGACCTGTCCCAGCCCAGACTCTACTCGTGAAGACTTGTCCTACTGTGAGCATCTACCTGACTCTCAGGAGGATATCACCTGGAGAGGTCGAGGTAGGGAAGGACTGGCACCCCAGCGTAAAACTACCAACCCTCTGGACCTGGCTGTGATGCGGCTGGCTGCCCTGGAGCAGAATGTGGAGCGGCGGTATCTACGGGAGCCCCTCTGGCCAGCTCATGAGGTGGTGCTAGAGAAGGCCTTGCTCAGCACGCCCAGTAGTGCCCCCCAGTGCACCACTACAGAGAT ATCATATGAGATCACCCCTCGCATTCGAGCATGGCGACAGACACTTGAGCGGTGCAGGAGTGCAGCCCAGGTGTGCTTGTGCCTGGGCCAGCTGGAGAGGTCGATTGCCTGGGAGAAGTCCGTCAACAAAGTG ACCTGTCTCGTCTGCCGGAAGGGTGACAATGATGAGTTTCTTCTGCTTTGTGATGGGTGTGACCGCGGCTGCCACATTTACTGCCATCGGCCCAAGATGGAGGCTGTCCCAGAAGGAGATTGGTTCTGTGCAGTATGTTTGGCCCAG CAGGTAGAGGGAGGATTCACTCAGAAGCCTGGTTTCCCAAAACGAGGCCAGAAGCGGAAAAGTAGTTATGAGCTGAACTTCCCAGAGGGGGATGGCCGCCGACGCCGGGTACTGTCAAGGGGTCGAGAAAGCCCAGCGGCGCCCCGGTACTCAGAAGAAGGGCTGTCCCCCTCCAAGCGGCGGCGACTCTCCATGCGGAACCACCACAGTGATCTCACATTTTGCGA GATTATCTTGATGGAGATGGAGTCCCATGACGCAGCTTGGCCTTTCCTGGAGCCTGTGAACCCACGTTTGGTGAGCGGGTACCGGCGCATCATCAAAAACCCTATGGATTTTTCCACCATGCGGGAGCGACTGCTCCGGGGAGG GTACACCAGCTCGGAGGAGTTCGCGGCAGACGCACTCCTGGTCTTTGACAACTGCCAGACCTTCAATGAGGATGACTCTGAAGTGGGCAAGGCTGGGCACATCATGCGCCGCTTCTTCGAGAGCCGCTGGGAGGAGTTTTATCAGGGAAAACAGGCCAATCTGTGA
- the BAZ2A gene encoding bromodomain adjacent to zinc finger domain protein 2A isoform X2: MEANDHFNFTGLPPAPAASGLKPSPSSGEGLYTNGSPMNFPQQGKSLNGDVNVNGLSTVSHTTTSGILNSAPHSSSTSHLHHPSVAYDCLWNYSQYPSANPGSNLKDPPLLSQFSGGQYPLNGILGGSRQPSSPSHNTNLRAGSQEFWANGTQSPMGLNFDSQELYDSFPDQNFEVMPNGPPSFFTSPQTSPMLGSSIQTFAPSQEVGSGIHPNEAAEKELTSVVAENGTGLVGSLELEEEQPELKMCGYNGSVPSVESLHQEVSVLVPDPTVSCLDDPSHLPDQLEDTPILSEVSLEPFNPLAPEPVSGGLYGIDDTELMGTEDKLPLEDSPVISALDCPSLNNATAFSLLADDSQTSASIFASPTSPPVLGESVLQDNTFDLNNGSDAEQEEMETQSSDFPPSLTQPAPDQSSTIQLHPATSPAAPPTASPAISLAVSPAASLEISPEVSPAVSPEVSPVISPAAFPAVSPTSSAALPPVSSEVSLTASPVTSPKVSPAASPAAVLPTASPADKDVSSLPETTADLEEITGEGVTTSGSGDVLRRRIATPEEVRLPLQHGWRREVRIKKGSHRWQGETWYYGPCGKRMKQFPEVIKYLSRNVVHNVRREHFSFSPRMPVGDFFEERDTPEGLQWVQLSAEEIPSRIQAITGKRGRPRNTEKAKTKEVPKVKRGRGRPPKVKITELLNKTDNRLLKKLEAQETLNEEDKAKMTKIKKKMKQKVQRGECQSTVQGQARNKRKQETKSLKQKEAKKKPKVEKEKVKTKQEKLKEKVKREKKEKVKVKEKEEVAKGKSACKADKTLAMQRRLEERQRQQMILEEMKKPTEDMCLTDHQPLPDFSRIPGLILPSGAFSDCLTIVEFLHSFGKVLGFDPAKDVPSLGVLQEGLLCQGDSLGEVQDLLVRLLKAALYDPGLPSYCQSLKILGEKVSEIPLTRDNVSEILRCFLMAYGVEPALCDSLRTQPFQAQPPQQKAAVLAFLVHELNGSTLIINEIDKTLESMSSYRKNKWIVEGRLRRLKTALAKRTGRPEVEMQGPEEGLGRRRSSRIMEETSGMEEEEEEETVATIHGRRGRRDGEVDATASSIPELERQIEKLSKRQLFFRKKLLHSSQMLRAVSLGQDRYRRRYWVLPYLAGIFVEGTEESLVPEDVIKQETDSLKVAAHPAPSPAPFSLKKELAGSSTSASTPARARGRPRKTKPGSMQPRHLKSPVRGQGSEQPDAQLQPEIQPHPQLQAHAQPQPQLQLHPQSQNGFLEPEGSPLSLGQSQHDLSQSAFLSWLSQTQSHGSLLSSSVLTPDSSPGKLDPTPTQPLEEPEPDEAESIPDSQAPWFNFSAQMPCNAAPTPPPAVSEDQPTLSPQQPASSKPMSRPSAANPCSPVQLSSTPLPGMAAKRRAGDPGGTPQSLTGLGQPKRRGRPPSKFFKQIEQRYLTQLTAQPVPAEMCSGWWCIQDPETLDATLKALHPRGIREKALHKHLNKHRDFLQEVCLRPSTDPIFEPSQLPAFQEGIMSWCPKEKTYETDLAVLQWVEELEQRVILSDLQIRGWTCPSPDSTREDLSYCEHLPDSQEDITWRGRGREGLAPQRKTTNPLDLAVMRLAALEQNVERRYLREPLWPAHEVVLEKALLSTPSSAPQCTTTEISYEITPRIRAWRQTLERCRSAAQVCLCLGQLERSIAWEKSVNKVTCLVCRKGDNDEFLLLCDGCDRGCHIYCHRPKMEAVPEGDWFCAVCLAQVEGGFTQKPGFPKRGQKRKSSYELNFPEGDGRRRRVLSRGRESPAAPRYSEEGLSPSKRRRLSMRNHHSDLTFCEIILMEMESHDAAWPFLEPVNPRLVSGYRRIIKNPMDFSTMRERLLRGGYTSSEEFAADALLVFDNCQTFNEDDSEVGKAGHIMRRFFESRWEEFYQGKQANL, translated from the exons ATGGAGGCAAACGACCATTTTAACTTTACTGGCCTTCCCCCTGCACCTGCTGCCTCAGGACTGAAACCCTCTCCCTCCTCAGGGGAGGGCCTCTACACTAACGGGTCTCCCATGAACTTCCCCCAGCAAGGGAAAA gTTTGAATGGGGATGTGAATGTTAATGGCTTATCTACTGTATCTCACACTACTACTTCAGGGATTTTGAACTCTGCTCCCCACTCCTCCAGCACCTCACACCTCCATCACCCCAGCGTGGCCTACGACTGTCTCTGGAACTACTCACAGTACCCATCTGCCAATCCTGGCAGCAACCTCAAGGACCCACCCCTTCTCTCCCAGTTCTCGGGGGGACAATACCCACTCAACGGCATCCTTGGGGGCAGCCGGCAACCTTCATCCCCAAGTCACAACACTAACCTTCGGGCTGGGAGCCAAGAGTTCTGGGCCAACGGTACCCAGAGTCCCATGGGGCTTAACTTCGACTCACAGGAACTGTATGATTCCTTTCCTGACCAGAATTTTGAGGTGATGCCCAATGGACCCCCTAGTTTTTTCACCTCCCCACAGACTTCTCCTATGTTGGGATCCAGCATCCAGACCTTTGCACCCTCCCAGGAGGTAGGCAGTGGTATCCATCCCAATGAGGCGGCAGAAAAGGAGCTGACTTCAGTTGTGGCAGAGAATGGCACTGGCTTGGTAGGCAGCCTGGAGCTGGAAGAAGAGCAGCCAG AACTGAAGATGTGTGGCTACAATGGCTCTGTCCCTTCTGTGGAATCATTACACCAAGAGGTCTCAGTCTTGGTCCCTGACCCCACAGTGAGCTGCTTAGATGATCCTTCACATCTTCCTGATCAACTGGAAGACACTCCAATCCTCAGTGAAGTCTCTCTGGAGCCCTTCAACCCTCTGGCACCGG AGCCAGTGAGTGGAGGACTCTATGGTATAGATGACACGGAGCTGATGGGTACAGAGGACAAGCTGCCTCTTGAGGACAGCCCTGTGATTTCTGCCCTTGATTGCCCTTCCCTCAATAACGCCACTGCCTTCAGTCTCCTGGCAGATGACAGTCAAACTTCAGCCTCTATCTTTGCCAGCCCCACCTCTCCACCTGTCCTTGGGGAGTCTGTCCTGCAAG ATAACACCTTTGACCTGAACAATGGTAGTGAtgcagaacaggaagaaatggagactcagTCTTCAGACTTCCCACCATCTCTGACCCAGCCAGCCCCTGACCAGTCATCCACTATTCAGCTCCATCCAGCAACTTCACCAGCAGCCCCACCAACAGCCTCCCCGGCAATCTCCCTGGCAGTTTCGCCAGCAGCCTCCCTTGAAATCTCTCCAGAAGTCTCCCCAGCAGTTTCGCCAGAAGTTTCTCCAGTCATCTCTCCAGCAGCATTCCCAGCTGTCTCTCCAACTTCCTCAGCAGCCCTTCCACCAGTCTCCTCAGAAGTCTCCTTGACGGCCTCCCCGGTGACCTCCCCAAAAGTGTCCCCTGCAGCTTCCCCAGCAGCTGTCCTCCCAACAGCCTCCCCGGCAGATAAAGATGTCAGCAGCCTCCCTGAAACCACTGCCGACCTGGAGGAAATCACTGGAGAAGGAGTCACTACTTCTGGTAGTG GTGATGTCCTAAGGAGACGTATTGCTACCCCAGAAGAAGTTCGTCTTCCCCTCCAGCATGG GTGGCGGAGAGAGGTGCGCATCAAGAAGGGTAGCCACCGATGGCAGGGGGAGACATGGTATTATGGCCCCTGTGGGAAGAGGATGAAACAGTTCCCAGAAGTGATCAAG TACCTGAGCCGCAACGTGGTACACAATGTCCGTCGTGAGCACTTCAGTTTCAGTCCCCGTATGCCTGTTGGAGATTTCtttgaagagagagacacaccaGAG GGCTTGCAGTGGGTGCAGCTCTCAGCAGAGGAGATCCCTTCCAGGATTCAGGCAATTACGGGGAAACGGGGCCGACCTCGAAACACTGAGAAGGCCAAGACTAAGGAAGTCCCCAAGGTGAAACGGGGACGAGGTCGGCCACCGAAGGTCAAAATCACTGAGCTGTTGAATAAGACAGATAACCGCCTCCTAAAGAAACTGGAGGCCCAAG AAACACTGAATGAGGAGGATAAAGCAAAGATGACTAAAATCAAGAAGAAGATGAAGCAGAAGGTACAACGAGGAGAGTGTCAGTCTACTGTCCAAGGGCAG GCCAGAAACAAGCGGAAACAAGAGACCAAGAGCTTAAAGCAGAAGGAAGCTAAGAAGAAACCCAAG gtggagaaggagaaggtaaagacaaagcaggaaaaactgaaggagaaagtgaagagagagaagaaagagaaggtaaaagtgaaggaaaaggaggaagtggCCAAAGGCAAGTCAGCCTGTAAAGCAGATAAAACGCTGGCCATGCAGAGGCGCTTGGAGGAGCGGCAGAGGCAGCAGATGATCTTGGAGGAGATGAAGAAGCCCACAGAGGATATGTGTCTGACTGACCATCAG CCTCTACCTGACTTCTCACGCATCCCTGGTCTGATCCTGCCCAGTGGGGCCTTCTCAGACTGCTTGACCATCGTGGAATTCCTGCATAGCTTCGGCAAGGTGCTGGGCTTTGACCCTGCCAAAGATGTACCAAGCCTGGGGGTCCTACAGGAGGGACTCCTGTGTCAAGGCGACAGCCTGGGTGAGGTGCAAGATCTGCTGGTGCGGCTCCTGAAGGCTGCGCTCTATGATCCTGGCTTGCCTTCCTACTGTCAG TCCTTAAAGATCTTGGGAGAGAAGGTGTCTGAGATCCCACTGACAAGAGACAATGTGTCTGAGATCCTGCGCTGCTTCCTCATGGCGTATGGAGTGGAGCCAGCCCTCTGTGACAGCCTGCGCACCCAGCCTTTTCAGGCCCAGCCACCCCAGCAGAAGGCTGCTGTCCTGGCCTTCCTTGTACATGAGCTCAACGGTTCCACGCTCATCATCAa TGAGATTGACAAGACTCTGGAGAGTATGTCCAGCTACAGGAAAAACAAGTGGATTGTTGAAGGCCGGCTCCGGAG ACTGAAAACTGCTCTGGCCAAGCGAACTGGGCGACCGGAGGTAGAGATGCAAGGGCCAGAGGAGGGCCTGGGGCGGAGGCGCAGTTCTCGAATCATGGAGGAGACCAGTGgcatggaggaagaggaagaggaagagactgtGGCGACTATCCATGGCCGTAGGGGTCGAAGAGATGGAGAG gttgATGCCACAGCATCAAGCATCCCAGAGCTAGAGCGCCAAATAGAAAAACTCAGCAAG CGTCAGCTCTTCTTTCGAAAAAAGCTGCTTCATTCATCCCAGATGCTTCGGGCAGTCTCCTTGGGTCAGGACCGCTACAGACGCCGCTATTGGGTCTTGCCCTATTTGGCTGGTATCTTTGTGGAAGGAACAGAGGAGAGCTTAG TTCCTGAGGATGTGATAAAGCAGGAAACTGACTCCTTAAAAGTGGCAGCCcatccagcccccagcccagcccccttcTCTCTGAAGAAGGAGTTAGCTGGCTCCAGCACCTCTGCCAGTACTCCTGCCCGGGCCCGAGGCCGACCTCGGAAAACTAAGCCTGGGTCTATGCAACCTAGGCACCTTAAATCCCCTGTTAGGGGTCAGGGTTCAGAACAGCCTGATGCCCAGCTTCAGCCTGAAATTCAGCCCCATCCTCAGCTTCAGGCTCATGCTCAGCCCCAACCCCAGCTTCAGCTCCATCCCCAATCCCAAAATGGGTTCCTGGAGCCAGAAGGCTCCCCCTTGTCCTTGGGTCAGAGCCAGCATGACCTCAGCCAGTCAGCTTTCCTGTCTTGGCTGAGCCAGACTCAGAGCCATGGCTCCCTACTGAGCAGCTCAGTCCTCACACCTGACAGCAGCCCTGGAAAACTGGACCCAACCCCAACACAGCCCTTGGAGGAGCCAGAGCCTGATGAGGCAGAATCCATCCCCGATTCTCAAGCTCCCTGGTTTAACTTCTCAGCCCAGATGCCTTGCAATGCTGCCCCTACACCACCCCCTGCAGTTTCTGAGGACCAGCCTACACTCTCCCCTCAGCAACCTGCCTCTTCCAAGCCA ATGAGTAGACCCAGTGCTGCCAACCCCTGTTCTCCAGTGCAGCTCTCTTCTACCCCTTTACCTGGGATGGCCGCTAAGAGGCGAGCAGGAGACCCTGGGGGAACACCACAGAGTCTCACAGGGCTAGGACAGCCAAAACGGAGAGGGAGACCCCCCAGTAAGTTCTTCAAACAGATAGAGCAGCGTTATCTAACCCAGCTGACTGCCCAGCCCGTCCCTGCAG AGATGTGCTCTGGCTGGTGGTGCATCCAAGATCCTGAGACACTGGATGCCACGCTCAAGGCCCTGCACCCCCGAGGCATCCGAGAAAAGGCACTTCACAAACACCTAAACAAGCACAGGGACTTCTTACAGGAAGTCTGCCTACGACCTTCAACTG ACCCCATCTTTGAGCCCAGTCAGCTACCTGCCTTTCAAGAAGGGATTATGAGCTGGTGCCCCAAAGAGAAGACCTATGAAACAGACCTGGCTGTGCTTCAGTGGGTAGAGGAGCTGGAACAGCGGGTTATCCTGTCTGATCTGCAGATTCGG GGCTGGACCTGTCCCAGCCCAGACTCTACTCGTGAAGACTTGTCCTACTGTGAGCATCTACCTGACTCTCAGGAGGATATCACCTGGAGAGGTCGAGGTAGGGAAGGACTGGCACCCCAGCGTAAAACTACCAACCCTCTGGACCTGGCTGTGATGCGGCTGGCTGCCCTGGAGCAGAATGTGGAGCGGCGGTATCTACGGGAGCCCCTCTGGCCAGCTCATGAGGTGGTGCTAGAGAAGGCCTTGCTCAGCACGCCCAGTAGTGCCCCCCAGTGCACCACTACAGAGAT ATCATATGAGATCACCCCTCGCATTCGAGCATGGCGACAGACACTTGAGCGGTGCAGGAGTGCAGCCCAGGTGTGCTTGTGCCTGGGCCAGCTGGAGAGGTCGATTGCCTGGGAGAAGTCCGTCAACAAAGTG ACCTGTCTCGTCTGCCGGAAGGGTGACAATGATGAGTTTCTTCTGCTTTGTGATGGGTGTGACCGCGGCTGCCACATTTACTGCCATCGGCCCAAGATGGAGGCTGTCCCAGAAGGAGATTGGTTCTGTGCAGTATGTTTGGCCCAG GTAGAGGGAGGATTCACTCAGAAGCCTGGTTTCCCAAAACGAGGCCAGAAGCGGAAAAGTAGTTATGAGCTGAACTTCCCAGAGGGGGATGGCCGCCGACGCCGGGTACTGTCAAGGGGTCGAGAAAGCCCAGCGGCGCCCCGGTACTCAGAAGAAGGGCTGTCCCCCTCCAAGCGGCGGCGACTCTCCATGCGGAACCACCACAGTGATCTCACATTTTGCGA GATTATCTTGATGGAGATGGAGTCCCATGACGCAGCTTGGCCTTTCCTGGAGCCTGTGAACCCACGTTTGGTGAGCGGGTACCGGCGCATCATCAAAAACCCTATGGATTTTTCCACCATGCGGGAGCGACTGCTCCGGGGAGG GTACACCAGCTCGGAGGAGTTCGCGGCAGACGCACTCCTGGTCTTTGACAACTGCCAGACCTTCAATGAGGATGACTCTGAAGTGGGCAAGGCTGGGCACATCATGCGCCGCTTCTTCGAGAGCCGCTGGGAGGAGTTTTATCAGGGAAAACAGGCCAATCTGTGA